In Solimonas sp. K1W22B-7, the DNA window GGTCGTGGTGGTCACCGGCGCCTCCTCGGGCATCGGCTTCATCACCGCCAAGAAATTCGCGGCGGCCGGCGCCAAGGTGGTGCTGGTGGCGCGCACCCGCGAGAAGCTGGAAGAGACGCAGAAGATCATCCAGATGGCCGGCGGCGAAGCGCACGTCTATCCCTGTGACCTCAACGACATGCAGGCGATCGACAACTGCTGCGCCGAGATCACCAAGGACTTCGGCCACGTCGATATCCTGATCAACAACGCTGGCCGTTCGATCCGCCGCGCCGTGTTCGAGTCGCTGGACCGCTTCCACGACTTCGAGCGCACCATGCAGCTGAACTATTTCGGCGCGATCCGCATGATCCTCAACTTCCTGCCGGGGATGGCGAAGCGCCGCGACGGCCACATCGTCAACATCAGCTCGATCGGCGTGCTCAGCAACGCCGCGCGCTTCTCGGCCTACGTCGCCAGCAAGGCTGCGCTGGATGCCTTCAGCCGCTGCCTGTCGGCGGAAGTGAAGCACCGCAACATCGCGGTGACGGCCATCTACATGCCGCTGGTGCGCACGCCGATGATCGCGCCGACCAAGCTGTACGACTACGTGCCGGCCTGGTCGCCGGAAAAGGCCGGCGACACCGTGCTGGAGACGGTGCTGCGCCGCCCGAAGTCGGTCGCTACGCCGCTGGGCACCGCCGCCGCCGTGTCCTACGCGCTGTGGCCCAAGCTCAACGACAGCCTGCTCAACCGCGGCTTCCGCCTGTTCCCCTCGTCCTCCTCGGCCAAGGGCCGCAAGGACGGCGGCAAGCCGACGCTGGAGCAGGTGGTGTTCGCCAACGTGTTCAAGGGTGAGTATTTCTAAGCTGGCTGTGGAACCCCTCTCCCGCAAGGGGAGAGGGGCTTCAAAATGAAAGGCCCGCGTCAGCGGGCCTTTTTTATTCCGGCAGAAGAGCCTTACGCGCTCTTCGCCAACCGCTTCCCGCGCTTCGCCACGCTCGCCGCCAGGTCACCCAGCACCAGCGTGGTGTCGTCCCAGTGGATGCAGGCGTCGGTGACCGACTGGCCGTAGACCAGGTTGGGGCCGATGTCCTGGCGGCCTTCCACCAGGTGCGATTCGATCATCACGCCGACGATGCGCTCGTCGCCGCCGGAAATCTGGTGGCCGACGTCCTCGCCGACGTTGACCTGGCGCTTGTGCTGCTTCTGGCTGTTCGCATGCGAGAAGTCGATCATCACCTGCGGCTTGAGGCCCGCCTTGGTCAGCGCGGCGCAGGCGGCGTCGACGCTCTTGGCGTCGTAGTTGGTGCCGCTGTTGCCGCCGCGCAGGATCACGTGGCAGTCGGCGTTGCCGGCGGTCTCGAAGATCGAGATCTGGCCCTGCCCGGTCAGCGACAGGAAGCGGTGCGGGCTCTGCGCCGAGACGATCGCGTCCACCGCCACCTTGACGCTGCCATCGGTGCCATTCTTGAAGCCCACCGGGCAGGACAGGCCCGACGCCATTTCGCGATGCAGCTGCGACTCGGTGGTGCGCGCGCCGATGGCGCCCCAGCTCACCAGGTCGGCCACGTACTGCGGCGTCAGGAGGTCGAGGAACTCGACGCCGGCGGGCACGCCCATGTCGTTGAGCTGCACCAGCAGCTTGCGCGCCACGCGCAGGCCCTGCTCGATGTCGTAGCTGTCGTTGAGGTTCGGGTCGTTGATCAGGCCCTTCCAGCCGACCGTGGTGCGCGGCTTTTCGAAATACACGCGCATGACGATCAGCAGGTCGTCCTTCACCTGCTCGCGGTAGGCCTTCAGGCGCTCGGCGTACTCCAGCGCGGCCTTGGGGTCGTGGATCGAGCAGGGGCCGACGATCACCAGCAGGCGGCTGTCACGGCCCTGCAGCACGTCCTGGATTTCCTTGCGGGTCTCGACCACCGTCTTCGCCGCGTTTTCGGTCAGCGGGATTTCGGCCTGGACCTGCGCCGGGGTGGAGACCGGGCGGATCGACTGGATCCGCGTATTTTCGGTAACGAACATCGTAGGAACCGCTTGTCAAGAAAAAGGGAGGGCGATGCTATAGCAAAGCCCTGGGTCGGGCAAAAACGCCAGCCTGCGGGACCTCCCGGCGGCTTGCGGCATACTGCGCCGGTGCCGCCGCCGGCCCGGGTTTCCTGGGTTTGACGGATGAGCCTGAAAATAGACATTTTCTGCATTTTACAATAAATAATCACAGGAGTCCCATGTCCCGTCCGATCCTGCCGCTCGCGGCGCTGATCCTGCTGGCGCCGGCGGCCCAGGCCGAACCCTTCGCCACCTTCAACCAGGCCGCGCTGGCCCAGGGCTTCGACCTGCCGGTGGTCGGCCACGGCCGCGTGCTGGCAGCCGGCGACAGCGCCACCGCCTTCAGCCTGGACCTGACCAGCGAGTACAACACCGATACCACCGGCGCCGAGACGATCACGCTGGACGGCGAAAGCGCGCACCTGACCGGGCGCTACCGCCGCGGCCTGGGGGGCGGCTTCGAGTGGGGCGCGGAGCTGGCCGCGGTGCACGTCGGCGGCGGCTTCATGGACAGCTTCATCGAGAACTGGCACGACTTCTTCGGCCTGCCCAACGGCGGCCGCGAACTGGCGCCGCAGGACCGCTACCAGTACCGCTACGAGAAGAACGGCGTGGTGCTGCTGGATCGCACCGAGGAAGGCTGGGCGCTGGGCGACCTGCGCGTCTCCGGCGGCTGGGCGGCGAGCGACAACCTGGCGCTGCGCGCCGAGCTGAAGCTGCCCACCGGCGACGAGGACAAGCTCACCGGCGGCAACCTCGGCGGCGCGTTCTGGGCCGACTGGGCGCTGCCCTTCGACGTGGACAGCCGCTGGAGCGGCTTTGTCTCCGGCGGCCTGTCGCTGAACCAGAAGGGCGACGTGCTGGAAGACCAGCAGGAAACCCTGGTGCCCTTCGGCAGCGCCGGCGCCTTCCTGCGCGCCACGCAGAAGATCGAGCTGGGCGTGCAGCTCTATGCGCACGGCCCGCTCTACAAGGATTCCGACCTGGACCAGCTGTCGCGCAACGGCCTGCAGTTCGCCTTCGGCGGCCGCTGGATCGAAAAGGCCTGGGCGCTGGACATCGCCTTCCAGGAAGACCTGATCACCAAGTCCTCGCCGGATTTCTCGGTCCATGTCGGGGTGCGGCTGCAGCCGCAGTAGCTGCTGTTCCCTCTCCCGCTTGCGGGAGAGGGTGGCCCGTAGGCCGGCGAGGGGATGGATCCCCGAGGTAGGGCAACGCATGGAGCAGTTGCCGAGAGAGGGTTTCTGTGAAAGGTGCTGGGCTAGATTCGGCACGAGTTACAGAAACCCTCTCTCCTGCCTCTCTCCCGCAAGCGGGAGAGAGGTTCTAAGCCACATCGAACAGCAACACCTCCGCCTCGCCGCTGGCCGTCACCACCAGCTTCGCCTCGTCCCGCAAGGTCAGCGCATCGCCCGCCGCCAGCTTTTCGCCGTTGGCCACGACGCTGCCGCGCGCCACCTGCAGGTAGTACTGCCGGCCCTGCGCCAGCGCCTTCTCGACGGTCTGCCCGTCGGCCAGCCAGGCGATGTCCAGGCGCGCGTCCTGGTTGATCTGGAACTGCGCATCGCTGCCCTTCGGGCCCACCGCGGTGACGAAGCCGCGGCGCAAGGCGTCCGCGTCCAGCGGCGCCTGCTCGTAGCCGGCGGGGTGGCCGCGCCGGTCCGGCTGGATCCAGATCTGCAGCAAATGCGTGCGCTCGCCGGTGGAGGGGTTGATCTCGCTGTGCGTGATG includes these proteins:
- a CDS encoding 3-deoxy-7-phosphoheptulonate synthase, with protein sequence MFVTENTRIQSIRPVSTPAQVQAEIPLTENAAKTVVETRKEIQDVLQGRDSRLLVIVGPCSIHDPKAALEYAERLKAYREQVKDDLLIVMRVYFEKPRTTVGWKGLINDPNLNDSYDIEQGLRVARKLLVQLNDMGVPAGVEFLDLLTPQYVADLVSWGAIGARTTESQLHREMASGLSCPVGFKNGTDGSVKVAVDAIVSAQSPHRFLSLTGQGQISIFETAGNADCHVILRGGNSGTNYDAKSVDAACAALTKAGLKPQVMIDFSHANSQKQHKRQVNVGEDVGHQISGGDERIVGVMIESHLVEGRQDIGPNLVYGQSVTDACIHWDDTTLVLGDLAASVAKRGKRLAKSA
- a CDS encoding DUF3187 family protein; the encoded protein is MSRPILPLAALILLAPAAQAEPFATFNQAALAQGFDLPVVGHGRVLAAGDSATAFSLDLTSEYNTDTTGAETITLDGESAHLTGRYRRGLGGGFEWGAELAAVHVGGGFMDSFIENWHDFFGLPNGGRELAPQDRYQYRYEKNGVVLLDRTEEGWALGDLRVSGGWAASDNLALRAELKLPTGDEDKLTGGNLGGAFWADWALPFDVDSRWSGFVSGGLSLNQKGDVLEDQQETLVPFGSAGAFLRATQKIELGVQLYAHGPLYKDSDLDQLSRNGLQFAFGGRWIEKAWALDIAFQEDLITKSSPDFSVHVGVRLQPQ
- a CDS encoding pirin family protein, which encodes MQALRKSDERGHADRGWLESWHSFSFSDYYDPQRMGFGTLRVINEDIIVPTAGFPPHSHQDMEIITYVLEGTIRHRDSTGGSGDLSHGELQVMHAGGGITHSEINPSTGERTHLLQIWIQPDRRGHPAGYEQAPLDADALRRGFVTAVGPKGSDAQFQINQDARLDIAWLADGQTVEKALAQGRQYYLQVARGSVVANGEKLAAGDALTLRDEAKLVVTASGEAEVLLFDVA